In Telopea speciosissima isolate NSW1024214 ecotype Mountain lineage chromosome 10, Tspe_v1, whole genome shotgun sequence, the DNA window aaaggaaagttctataggattgttgttcaaccggctatgatgtatggaaCAGAATGTTTGGGCagttaaaaagtgtcatattgagaagctatgtgtagcagaagaatgttaagatggatgtgcagaaaaactaggaaggataaggtaaagaatgatcatattagaaccCCCGATTAATGATAAGGtccgagagagttgtttgaggtggtatggccatgttcaacggaggcttagggatgccccagtaagaaggagtgatatgatcccaattgaaggagctaaaagagataagggcaggcctaaaatgaccataggagaagttgtgaggaaggacatgcatagacTAGATCTTGAACCAATTATGTCCTCGAATAGAGCCTACTGGAGGGCAAGGAtacatgtagctgaccccatttagctgagattttcctaacTTGCTGGggtgtgcctctttcctcttactttcatctttcattttgcattttctttctattggccatctttcatttgtccttttcatttttcattatcTTATTTCCGtccctcttttcccatttcTGCATTCCTCCTTTTTGGCTAGACCTCACTTtcccctcctttcttttttgctgtgtttggatccatgcagccgaccccattacattgggataaggctgagtttgttgtttcTATATACTCAGCACCAAGAGGCAGTGGtgtctttggtatagttttaaatttatatttatttgacacataaatataaatagatgtgtttggtatgatccCTATTTcgcattaaaataaatcaatataagcatAAATTCATAAATAGCTCTTGAGctgtttatgatttatcaccataaactgttaatatttgtttatgcggtaccattaatgaacatgtgcagAATTGTTACTTAAGTAGGGGTAAATTGgtaaaacaaatgaaaattagaacaaaacctctttttctctctctctaaccccCACCACGCCCCCACCTTCTTTCAACAtatattaggggtgtcaaaacctagcccaaaaCAACGAAACCAAGCCGAACAGACCGAAACCAAGGTGAACCTACCGAACTGATACAagcttattggatcatgtttcggATTGGGGTTTTGTGAAAATGAAACCAAACCGGACAGTTTTGAAGCCAATAAAACATCAAACCGAACTTAAAAAAAGGGATCGAAACCGATATAACCCGATAAGAAACCAATACCAACTTgaaattcattaaaaatatACTTTTTCTTCACgcttttaaatatatttacaaGGAAACCCGACACCAAACTGATACGAATCTGAAATCAAACCGAAATCGGTGCACTCTTgttggatcatgttttggactTACTCATTCTCACactgaaaccgaaccaaaaccgGTCCAAACCGACCGATTAACACCCCTAACATATATCATATTATAtactctatatatatatatatatatatataatacataatatattcTTCACTCAAgtataccaaacctatttttcattatataatctattattctATTAGTAACCAAACGATAATGGTTTATAGCCCCTAATCTATTATCACaattaattattcataaataggtcataaatataaatataatctatgccaaagagagccttagtcTTCAATCATCAGTgatatttaatataaataagcTTGTGAGTTCGCATGAAGCTGATGCTTAAACTCGTCAAACAAGCTAAGGATTGCGTAACAGAAAAACATACGAAAACATGGCATTTCCTGGATGGTAAAGTCAATGCAGAAAGTACAGTACTCACAATATTAAATTGAAGGTTTTTACCAATCCATTCAACTGAGGCAGCAAATCGTTCTCGATCACCAAATAAGGCCAATGTGTCTAAGGAGTCAATCTGGTTTCAGCAAAAGCCACAAAAGCGTTAAAGAAATGCTTATCATAAGGAATTCAATGCAAAAGAAACTGGGTCATCTTACAAGAGTTAAGGCATAACCACCAAGTGTGTCTTCTCCGGTGCAAGTGAGAGGTCTTAATTCATCAAGTGGAAACGCATGCTCCATATACCCATCAAAGGCATGATAGAACATTTCACGCACctattggaaaataaaaatgtgTGACCCACCATAGTTCTGAAAACACTGACAGTCCTTTTATGGACTAGAATCCAACAAATACTGTGACTACCATTCCATCAAGAACtacaataattaaaagaaatttctttcaaattcaTTTGAATATTGGAATAACCTGACCACCTTCTAAATGAGGCACAACTCATAATGATCAATATTGTTGTTGAGGAACCCACTGTGGGAACCATTACTAGGGAAAGCTCATATTTCAGAGAAGCATCTTCCACTAGCAGAATTAAAGTAGCATGGATGAACTGGAGAGGTGCTtcgggagtgttatgtgacaaacgcatgcctattaaACTTAAGGGAAAATTCTACATGACAGTAATAAGACCGGCCATGACTTAtggggtggaatgttgggcagttaagaagagtaatatagataagatgagtgtagcagagatgaggaagTTGAgaaggatgtgtggcaagaccaggagagatagagtaaggaatgattgtattagaaccgaactgggagttgcaccaattcAAGAGAAGCTCTGTGAGAGCCACTTGAGGTGGTATGTTCATGTACAACAgagacctatggatgcacctttaaggaagagtgaccagattcagtttgacggagctaaaagaggtagggaaAGGCCTAAattgactattggagaagtagtaagaaaagatatgcatgtggtaaggCTCGATCCTAATATGaccgcagatagagttgtttggaggacaaagacccgtgtagccgaccccttgtaggggaatgttcctgggatgctgctttaaCTACTGCTTGGActtcttcctttacttattATCTTTATACTTTCTTTTACTCCTCTTACgtctttttacttctcttatctctattactgtcatagcctctttcggatccatgtagccaaccccatttagttgggataaggttatggttgttgtcgCATCTTCCACTAATAGTCAAAACTATTAAGGATagaagtgattttttttttttttttggaagaagggTAAATTAAATTTCActgaagagaaacaaaaagcaAATAAACTTCTGTCTGACTTGATCCTAACATGGCTGAAAAGTGGTGGGGTACCGGTGGCAGACGTTGGTGAAATGCAAGGTTGTGCAAGGGTAAGTTGTTGGTAATGGAGGGTGTGAGTAATATCTGGTACAGAGTGGACTTGACTAATTGAGGGTTTCACAGTATCTGCTGAGGCGTtactctttttatcttttttgataaataaaacaattttGGTAGAGAACATAAAATTCTGAAGGCCATTATATAATATGAAAAACTTGAAACGAACctataaaataaacaaacaagaaaatggaaaacaatttcCACTCCAATGGATGTAAGGGATCAAAAGACAAATAAGGACACCATAAAGCACACCTCATTAGCAAGAAGAACAAGCATGTGAATAAGAACTTAAAGAATCTAATAGCACCAAGTGAAACGAAACATTCATAGTAAGTGCtaagaggaagaagattaaGAAGATTCTTTTGACATTGGAAGGCGATTGTTTCTCCAACAGCCACTCAATCATTATATGAGCCTTTTAAGGAGATGAGAGAGGAAGTGAACTGTCAAATAATATACAGTTTGTCAAATATTAGCTGTTGAAATTGCTGGAAGAATATTAATGGAACATTATCGAACTTCTTCTGAGTACCATGAATAACCACTTATATAAAACTAATGCTAGAAGATTTAAGGCAGAAGGTAAATTTACCCATTATTTATGATAACATTGTGCAAcggttaaggttgctccattgtgaccaagaggtcacaggttcaagtctggaaacagcctctctgtgaaagcaggggtaaggttgtgtacattatgaccctccccagaccatgcaatggcgggagcctcgtgcactgggtacgccctttttatatATGATACCAATCTCAAAGAAGGTAAAATTTGCATGTATAATCATTCGTAGGAGTTGAATATGATAAGCAAcacaaaaagaggggggggggaggattgTTGAGGCCAAGAATTACAAATTGTACCACAGATTTAATTCAAATTAGCGATTTTGCACACATAAAAAAGACGCTTTGTGGATGTTTGATTCAGACAAATGGGAGGCATCTAAGCTTGCACAAACTCAAAGAAAAGGGGTAGATTTATAATGGACAAAAGTTTTGGTCCAACTGTCTTCAAATTATGCTGGTTCCCAAGTCATTGAAAATTGTcgaattcttttatttttttcattttaataacagaagaaaaaagattAATTTTTCTCATCATGTACTGCAATTCCATCAGAGAGAATTCAACCATAAATGAACTCTGGATATTATTCCAAGAGAAGGATCCAAATCTCCCATTTTTCAACGAATTTGGAAACCATTCCTATGGATGTTCCTGAAGGTAATGACCTCAATGGTCGTCTTCTCCTATTAGGAGTTTAACTTCTGGCAAGAGTCACAATTTATGGACTCCCCTACACTGCATGGTAGCATGTGTCATCACTACAGATGATGTACAGGTCCTCAAAAGTGAAACCTTCCTTACTTCCCGTGCATGTCTCTCTTACGAGAGGGGGTTACCTCAAATCATTCCCACGCTTCATCATCATAAGATTAGATGCCGGTATGATTACTCCGATAGGTTAGTACAGTTGTACTTATCGTTCTTTATGTTGAGTAAGCTAATAGAATTAGCACCTAAAATAAATAGGTCAATGTTTAGTTCGATAGTTACTCATGTTACTAACCAAGATAGGGTGATAGGGTTTGTTtccaaagtgaaagaaaaatgaaatcaCTTTTGGATAGGTATACTCCCTATGTATCCTCCATAACTGTGCACCATGGTATGAGTTGGGGGCAGCACCCACCAAGCAAAGCTTTCTTGAAGACGCTGGGCTGGTTCTTTTTCAGCGCCAGCCCTTTATTTAGATTAGATATTGGGGCAAGCCCCATGAAAGTATATAGTGAAAATCTCTGGTTCTCTCGGGTGGATGTAGGCAACCTTGCTGAACCAAGGTAAATTCCTTGCATTGTGTCCCAGCTCCGTCTTGAACGGCATCCTACTCTCGAGGGGGTTGGGGTCTTGGAGTAAACTGCTCACGTGTTCCACATCCCTATCCCGCAATAACGAATTGGGTTCGTATAGGCATTTTGGACGCAGCTATTTAAATAGCTTCTCTGGCTACAATTTCTGGTACTCCACTCATTTCGTAAAGTATTCAACCCGGTTTATGACAGATACCCAATATTCGGGAGATCCTTTGCCCAAACCTCTACATATTTCCTAGGTCTTACTATAACGGGTTTGTCTGAAATATACGTACCCATATTTTTCCACCACAACGTGTATATCATGTCATTGCTCTTCACCCTGCTTCTATTTGCCTAAATGCAATCCAAGCAAGTTCAAGTGCTTGAAGAGCATATCTGCCGAAACAAATATGTTGTCTCGATAAAATATTCCCTTCATTCTTCCTCTATGTTGGTTACGGAATCTGGATCGGATTATAATTGATGGGAATTTGTAAATTCCATCTCTACTGTAGAACCGGACATGAGACTTTCTTCTCATCCAGCTCCTCGTGGATGAAACGATTTAATAATATTACAGATATACatctatttaattatttaatgaaTAATGAACTGAATTGTAAGGTTTTTGAGATTTAATTTGTCACATAGGAAGCTGAATCAGTTGCAGGCTATAATGTAGAATATGTGTGGGATGCGATCCTTAGTAGTTCACTATTGGTGGAAGAAAATGTCCTGGAGTTATTAGCCTTTGTAATAAAGCAAGTAAGTTTATATCAGAAGGAATTAAAGGTTTCAGGGTTGGTAGTATTGGGTTACAGATATTATGGCTGAGTCAAAACAAGATTCAATTGATTTGCTTACCAGGGTTGGCATCAAATAAGCTAGAGGAAAGGTTTTGGAATAGCTttaggaaagagaaataaaggaaatagcGGATGAATAGGGTTCCAAAATCATAAGCAAGAAGTAAAAGATTAACTAGGATATCAATGAGGAGGTAACTTATAGGTCTAGATATGCTAACCAgttgggagaaagaaaaaaaaagaaaggggggggggggggcagctcTACCCAGGTTTTTCACTTGATTTCTTCCAACTAGTTAGCGTATTTCCACTAATTCAATCACCTAAAACTGATCCCTTTTGGACGTTTAATGCGTATCGCTTCCTTTAGGGGGAAAAATCACAATAATAATATTGACTACCCAATAGCAGTGCCTAAGGGATTGTGGGATCAGCGCATGGACATGTTTGAGCTTGAATTACTGCTGTAGTCTGAAACGGCATAGAAAATTCAACATTTGGAAATTACTCTGGAGTGGttcattttaataatattttcctTAAAATAAAAACGTCATTACATGTTCCCATTGTTCTCATGAAAGCCCAGTGTAATTCCGGCAATTAGAGTACAGAGAATTCTACGATTAACTCATTAGTTACGTTTAATAACAGTGCAATCTTATGACTAATCACATGAAAATTAATAAAAGCTGAATTCTAGGGATTACCTCGTCTCTGAGctgtttagcttcatctggagTAACGCCTTCTGCAACTGAGCAGTACATGAAAATGTcggagaacaagaagaagaagacgatgacgAGAAACGatgatttcagaattttatttaatttctccaTTTCACCTCTCCGACATTAATCGAACTGTGTCCAGCGATTTGGTTGCTTCGGTGGAGGTCTGCCACTCTGCCTGGTAGCAGAAGCTTTCACTCTACGGCTAATTGCTCCTCTGGGCCATGGCATTCAGGGATCGCCACCACCGCCTGTGGAGAACGAGCAGTCCATATCCGGCTCATCCAGATCCAAACCACAAGTCCATCTTCGCTCTCCTCGTTTATTATGTACGGATACGGACGCTCTGCGGGGTCGATGCTTTTAAAGGGAGAAGATTCAGTGGGACCGGTCTGAGACTCCGAATCTTATCGGTATCGGGACAGTATCGATCTCCCCTGATACCGATCTGGATCGGTCGGTTTTATTCCtaggctgcatttggtatgcattctaggccGATTTCGCATTTTTTATCATCTAAGAATAAGGAAtcgatctagaatgcattccaataacGCATCCAAACACAGCCctacttttcattaaaaattgggttattttacgattttacccttgattACCAATTCCAGATCTAAGATTGGTCAGGGTGATCGATCACGATTTTATCCaaattcggttcgatttcggttcCTATGTTTGATCCGGAACCTAATCGAGAACTGAATCGGTTCTGAAATCTAATACTCAAATCTAACCAAATTTTATTCGGTTCAGTTCAAATTAGCTTATTCAATCTGGTTTTGATTTCGATGATTTCGATTTTTTATTCCAATTCTAATTTGACACTCTTAAAGCTATAGGAGGCAGAAACAAAGACTTTCAGGAATAGTCGTCCCGTTGGAATGGGCGcttgggcagggataaggcggtcaaAACGCACCGCCTTGAGTCtagcgctgcacatgcagcccggttGCCCGGATGCACAAGATCCAGGTCCGTAAATGGTGATGCTTGCCAAATTATGTTTCGAATAGTGTAGcacccttctttcttttataaATGACTTGGTAGGATAATGTTATTAGTTCCCACCAAAAGAAATGAATGACCAATTTGTATCAGATATGTGATAGATGAGGATATCAAATTCATAGTTTACAAATTCAGATTCAGATATATTTGGGAAGACCTTATGGGAAACAAATCCACTCCAATGCGCATCTGATGGCTGGAGGCACTCTAGGTGCATGCCCGGATGCTCCCAGCCGTTGAATGCCCGCTAGAGGGGCTGGCGCATCTTATGATCTCACAGATTCCTAAAAGACAATGAGGTCTTtaatgagaatggatcatcttcacgtaccaacaggtgaacgtacatctcaaagtcaatcacattttaattttgttttcataaaaacccctctttcccttgtaaatgacaaaaatagaacAGGTGGTTGGATCTCACATGTACGCTCATTTGTTGATACGTGCAGATGAACCGAACTCATTTATAATTGTGAAGTTAGCAGAACCCTTCTTTAAATCTATGTGCTTTTATATCCACAGCAACATCAAGGTTTGTGTCACAAGGCAGAAAAAAATTATGCAAACAGAAAGTTCACTCTTTGCAATTAGATCTAAAAGCAATAAAGATAAGAAGAAGGATAACAAGATCTTTTACTAAACACATGAAACATAATTGATTTAGCTTTGGTAACAAACTCATTTGTAAACTATGGATTTGGCTGCTTCAGTTATAGCTTCCTTGCGAGCTAGGAGGAAAGCAGATAGTTTATCTTTTGGGGGCAGACATCCCTTGACAACTTCACAACTGAGGAATTCTTCACTCCATTTGAATAAGGTAGGGAATGTGTCCTCCTCTATTAAGTTAATTCCTACCACGTCCTGAATCACTCCAACCCAAAATGCTATAAAGTTAGCTGCAATGTCCACAAGCCCAATATTATCTCCTCCAAAGAACTTCTTCCCTTTGAGCTCATTTTCAAGTGTTGTCAAGACCTCTTGTGCATCTTCCATGGCCTTCTCTTGTTCCTTCCCTTCACCCCAACAAGCCTTCCATGCTGCACCTAAGAACTACATCACAATAAATGAATGTTTAGCCCATTTGGAAAACAATTTAAGTTTGGATTAGACCCTTCGATGAAACTCTCTCTCACATAGACAATCGGTTGCGCTTTAGGCATGGCTCCAACGCCTAGACACATAACCGCCTTGCCCTAATGAGATTTTCGCCTTTTcatgggggtaagatggtcatttccaAGGCGGTTACTGTGTCTAGGCTTTGGAGCCACGCCTAAAGCGTGATTTGTTAGCGCTCTTAAACTCATAAATAAAAGAGTACGATTACTtttagggctgatgttctctatgctacagcacagcctgcgcccaaacacatgggcctgccattcaaggGGCAGCGTGATCATTTCTCCCGGCCCTATTTGTTAACGCTCTTAAACTCATAAATAGAAGAGTATGATTACTtttagggctgatgttctctatgccacaACACAGCCTGcgtccaaacacatgggcctgccattcagggggcagcGTGATCATTTCTCCCAACCatatgtgtctaggtgcagcctgtgcccctggcacaaaaaacattctcccttactTTTAACATGATGAAATGGGAAAAAGTTTTGTAAAAAGccagctcaaaaatgaaattgcacataCGTTCATGTAAGGAGGTGATATATCATAAATGCCCCTCTCCTCTTGTCTGATTCTAAAAGGGGTTCTCTTATTCGCCCAAAACTGCACTTGGGCAATATAGGGAACCCTCTCCGGAAAGAAATATATGAACCAAAAAACTACATAAATTTGAAAAGCACTACTACCTCTTAAGTTTGAACATCCCTTACCTTCTCATCTAAGAATTTAACCCAGAAGCGGACCATGGCTCTCTCATAAGGATCTTCAGGCATTATGCTATAACCTTCCCATGTCTCATCGATGTATTCGAGTATGACGAGGGATTCTGCAATGGGCTTTTCCTTGTGTAGGAGCACAGGGATCTTCTTATGAATTGGGTTATATTTGAGAAGCGAAGGACTCTTGTTAGGAAGATCTTCTTCAATGTATTCATAAGAGACACCCTTTAGTTTTAGAGCCATCTGTACTCTGCTACTGAAAGGACTTCCCCAAAAGCCAAATAGCTTCACTTCTGCCATTGTAGATCTTAAACTTCCAAGTCTGCAACTTTCTAAGATCTGTGAAGGTGATATTTTCTTGCCATAGACATATCTAGCTTAGGCTTTTATATAGTGAGTATGAAAGTGAACACTATTAATGCTTATCCATTGTGTTAAGATGCTTCTTCATGTTGAAGCTTTCATGCCGTTGACTTATGTGCATAATGTTTCCTTGATCAACAAGTCTCTATAgaatttccaattttttaatgAACGTGTACACATGCATAGAACAGAGACTtcacctatttatagttttttgCATTTGAATCTTGGATTAATagaaaaaagaacgctaacaTGTCGCATGATTcatgtgcctagacacagaacTCTGTAAAATTACCATTCAATACCCAATGaacaaaaaaattccattcaatCAAACGCTACAAGGTTAAGCTCTACCATTAAGAAATACACAGCCTCACATGCTAAACATGATTTAAATAGGACAAGTACATGCATAATTCAATAAATCGGATCCGAATTTCCGGAATTGACGATCCCGAATCTTATTAATGCTGATTCCCATACCCTCTTTTGAATTGACCATTAATGCATTGCgatctttattttttgctattttttttttgtgtagtcAACAAAATAGCAGCAAATCATTGGAACTTACTTCTTAGTTCTTACATCAACCTCAATAAGTCTTTTGGAGACCAATAATGATTCTTAGCCGAGCCCGTATCGATGAATTGGTATGGATAAAaagtcaaaatgaaaaaaaaaaaaaaaaataaaatttaaaaaagtgAAGGCAAAGTTGTCCAATCCAAACTGATACAGACCAATCCAGATTGGTATTTGAGACCAATACCGATCTCGATTACTAAGACCCTTGATGCAAGTTTTAGATCCAACACTCCAACCCAAGGAAGAACATAGTAAAAAAATTGAACAAGATGCTATCAACAAAATTGAAGGTCCTAATCATAGGACAGCTAAATTATAAGATTGTATAACGTCAATAATTGAAATTACACTCCAGTGTTCTATGGACTCACAACATGAATGATGTTGTTATGGGACTACATTTAATCAAAGAAACTTTTCTTGAAGCAAGAATCAATCAATTCAAGCCAACTATGAATGATTAGAAAGTGATTCTGAATTATTTACATTTGTCGCTAGAAAGTGATTCTGAATTAATTACATTTGTCGCTATTGTGTTGTCTTACCCGCTTAATGCTCAGGAAAAAActggtagaaaaaaaaatagatcatGAAACAATGGTTGGTTGATCTTGAGTTATTCACATATGAGCATTTTGGTTATTTCACCATGTTTAGGGTAAAATCTGTTTTTAACTTTGGATATATTGCAAGTTTCAATGTCTTAGAATATTTAAAATCATATGTAACATGTCCAAGTGTTTTTTAATTGTGAAAACCTTAGGAATCATTTCTGATGAATTTATTGTGCTATAAACTTGATTTCATGCATGTTTACATACTTCGACTAATAAATgcatttcattaccaaaaaaaacctaataagtgcattttaataattttatcattattttgtggaccgagtttccctccacccacgatGAATAGGATCCCTATTCACCGAGGGGCAAAGAGGGCGGGAATGGATATCAGGagaatattttggaacataccaaaaccctaggagggggtttgtaaaccctaagatgatgggtgaaccgtcctctatgggtggaggaaaactatCCTTATTTTATTGCCTAAAATTTTGTAACATTTTCTTTAGGTTCTTTTGCAAACATTTTCATTAGTAAACCATATTTTAGCAAGGTTGTGCCATTTAAATGTGGTTACAGGCCGCTCAAGGGCAACTTCATCATTTTGAGTATTTTAGCGTCTAATATATTTCAGTGTTTTAAACCTAGTTTAAGTATTTTGAATAATTTGTACAGTTACTCTTAAAATTTTGACCTTAGAATTAGGATTGTTAAATTAGGGTAAAAATGCTAACTATATTAATTATAGCTCATCATGTATTTAAATACCTAACTTGAGATTTGTAACCAAGATTAAAATAGTTGTTTTAACTAGTTTAGTTAGGTTCATAACTCTTAACAAAGATAAGCTAAACCTCTTAAACTAGATAAATTAGGTGCATAATGTATATAAATAACAATATACAACAAGAAATTGAATCTAATTTAACCTCCATCTTGCAAAAGAGGGAGATTATTTGCAAATCCTAGTACCTAATCTAGGTGACAATTCCATTTTTACCCATTTACCATCCTTTAACATGGGTGGATTAAGTCTCAAGGTGGAAACACCTCGACCCCTTTTAGGTAATTACCCCTTAACACCGTGACACGTCACCAGCGTCCACGAGATCTTGTACCTACACTCTAAATCAAAGGTATATCAATTCCTGGACAAGTAACTAACAAATGCAGAGCATGGTGATCAAAGTACATCCATGGTAATTGACATTTTGATGAGGGAATTCACCTTCTATGCTTACAACCATCTCTTCCTTCAAACTCCTAATAATATAACACAAGATTGATACTGAAGCACTATAGATTAGAAGCACCTAACAAAATTACAGGAATAATTATACATCATCAAATGGCAGAAAATCTTGTCGCACaacaccacaaaaaaaaaaaaaaaaaaaagacataatgGATGTCTACATATATATGAAACTATTTTCAACTGAGTGTCATGCAAGCTAATGTCTATAGAAACAAGTAATTGCAGGCCATCTGTTTCTCCGATGACGGGAAAAAACAATCTGATGGTTAGAATGGTATTATATGATTGAATATAGTACAATCATAAGAGAACTGGTTAAGTCGATCAAAGTGAGGTTACATGACACCAGGAGGCCCAAAATGCTCATACAGTGTCCTTCACTCATACCTGAGGATAAAATTGCAATAAATGGAAAAATTCAGCTACTACACAGACTACTGCACAAACAGAATAAAGTTGCTtcaaaaactaaaacaaaaataaccTCATGCTAGAAAGACGGTTCATCAGTTGGCATGAATTATAAGTTTCAAGGGAAGGAATCTCACTCCTTTTCTGGTTTAACATTGAATTTGGATCCCAAGTCCAACATGTAACCCCTCACATGAACTCCTTTTAAATCCTAAGCTACTCTGAACTCCTAGAGAAG includes these proteins:
- the LOC122643748 gene encoding probable glutathione S-transferase; this encodes MAEVKLFGFWGSPFSSRVQMALKLKGVSYEYIEEDLPNKSPSLLKYNPIHKKIPVLLHKEKPIAESLVILEYIDETWEGYSIMPEDPYERAMVRFWVKFLDEKFLGAAWKACWGEGKEQEKAMEDAQEVLTTLENELKGKKFFGGDNIGLVDIAANFIAFWVGVIQDVVGINLIEEDTFPTLFKWSEEFLSCEVVKGCLPPKDKLSAFLLARKEAITEAAKSIVYK